A portion of the Oxynema aestuarii AP17 genome contains these proteins:
- a CDS encoding phycocyanin subunit alpha: MKTPLTEAISAADLRGSYLSNTEMQGIFGRFDRAKAGLEAARAFAKNGQSWSEAAAEHVYKKFPYTTQMEGPQYASTPEGKSKCVRDINNYLRVVSYCCVVGGTGPLDEYVLAGVKEFNAALGLSPSWYVAALEFVRDNHGLSGDVAGEVNIYLNYAINALS, from the coding sequence ATGAAAACCCCTTTGACTGAAGCCATCTCTGCTGCCGACTTGCGCGGTTCCTACCTGAGCAACACCGAAATGCAAGGGATCTTTGGCCGTTTCGATCGCGCCAAAGCCGGACTCGAAGCCGCTCGCGCCTTTGCCAAAAACGGACAAAGCTGGTCGGAAGCCGCCGCCGAGCACGTGTACAAAAAATTCCCTTACACCACCCAAATGGAAGGCCCCCAATACGCCTCCACCCCCGAAGGGAAATCCAAGTGCGTGCGCGACATCAACAACTACCTGCGCGTCGTCAGCTACTGCTGCGTCGTCGGCGGAACCGGACCGTTAGATGAATACGTCCTGGCTGGCGTCAAAGAATTCAACGCCGCTCTCGGCTTGTCTCCGAGCTGGTACGTCGCCGCTCTCGAATTCGTCCGCGACAACCACGGTCTCAGTGGTGACGTCGCCGGGGAAGTCAACATCTACCTCAACTACGCGATTAACGCTCTGAGCTAA
- a CDS encoding phycocyanin/phycoerythrocyanin subunit beta, translated as MLDAFSKVVNQADKRWAYLSEDEINGLQAMVADSNKRLDVVNRLTCNASSIVSNAYRALVAEQPQVFGAGGQCDHHRNHAACIRDMGFILRYVTYAMLAGDASVLDDRCLNGLRETYQALGTPGGTVASGIQKMKDAAIGIANDPNGISKGDCSSLISELAGYFDRAASAVE; from the coding sequence ATGCTTGACGCTTTTTCTAAAGTCGTAAACCAAGCGGACAAACGTTGGGCTTACCTGAGCGAAGATGAAATCAACGGCTTGCAAGCGATGGTTGCCGACAGCAACAAGCGCTTAGATGTCGTCAACCGCCTCACCTGCAACGCTTCTTCGATCGTCTCTAACGCCTACCGCGCCTTAGTCGCCGAACAACCCCAAGTCTTCGGCGCGGGCGGACAGTGCGACCACCATCGCAACCACGCCGCTTGCATTCGCGACATGGGTTTCATCCTGCGTTACGTGACCTACGCGATGCTCGCCGGAGATGCTAGCGTCCTCGACGATCGCTGTCTCAACGGTCTGCGCGAAACCTACCAAGCGTTAGGCACTCCCGGCGGTACGGTCGCCTCCGGTATCCAAAAAATGAAAGACGCGGCGATCGGAATCGCCAACGATCCCAACGGCATCAGCAAAGGGGATTGCAGCTCCTTAATTTCCGAATTAGCCGGATACTTCGATCGCGCTGCTAGCGCCGTCGAATAA
- a CDS encoding phycobiliprotein lyase, whose protein sequence is MTTHYTRIVSVDSITLVNPSLRLRQIVNYQRPPEGQPLEQVLLVGFGVEQKTD, encoded by the coding sequence ATGACTACTCACTACACCCGCATCGTTTCGGTGGATTCGATTACCTTGGTCAATCCGAGTTTGCGTCTGCGTCAGATCGTCAACTACCAACGCCCCCCAGAGGGTCAGCCTCTCGAACAGGTTCTGCTCGTCGGTTTTGGTGTGGAACAAAAAACGGACTGA
- a CDS encoding RNA-guided endonuclease InsQ/TnpB family protein yields the protein MPPSPPFQRGVGGIQVRVLSRVRGTQWYVVVTIESDISVPDVPVHGRAIGIDLGLERFLTASDGSFQERPQFFKSMQRKLKLLQRRAARKQKGSQNWEKAQIKVARMHHRIANRRKDFHLKTAHQLCDRAQTIFAEDLNVKGLTRGMLRKDCVDAAFGQFLSLTEWVCSKRGIYFAKVNPNGTSQTCPNCLATVSKGLEVREHHCPECGYRTHRDCAAAEMVLDRGLENLVSQGLWGTETACQVGLSGVYDLDKWRGARTPNREAGKPAL from the coding sequence ATCCCCCCTTCGCCCCCCTTTCAAAGGGGGGTTGGGGGGATACAGGTAAGGGTACTGTCCAGGGTACGGGGTACACAATGGTATGTTGTCGTCACGATTGAATCGGATATATCGGTTCCCGATGTCCCGGTTCACGGTCGGGCGATCGGGATTGACCTGGGATTGGAGCGATTCTTGACTGCTTCCGATGGCTCTTTCCAAGAGCGACCCCAGTTTTTCAAGTCGATGCAACGCAAGCTGAAATTGCTGCAACGCAGAGCAGCACGAAAACAAAAGGGTTCTCAAAACTGGGAAAAGGCACAAATCAAAGTGGCTAGAATGCATCATCGCATTGCCAATCGTCGTAAAGATTTCCATCTGAAGACGGCTCATCAGCTTTGCGACCGGGCGCAAACTATCTTTGCAGAAGATCTCAACGTCAAAGGCTTGACGCGAGGGATGTTGCGAAAAGATTGTGTTGATGCTGCTTTCGGACAGTTCTTGTCTCTGACGGAATGGGTGTGCTCGAAGCGAGGAATCTACTTTGCTAAAGTCAATCCCAACGGCACCAGTCAAACCTGCCCCAACTGCCTTGCTACGGTGAGCAAAGGGTTGGAAGTCAGAGAGCATCATTGTCCTGAGTGTGGGTATCGGACTCATCGGGATTGTGCCGCAGCAGAGATGGTTTTGGATCGTGGACTAGAGAATTTAGTATCCCAGGGACTCTGGGGAACGGAAACCGCCTGTCAAGTCGGTCTGTCGGGGGTCTATGACCTAGATAAGTGGCGTGGGGCCCGAACACCCAATCGTGAGGCTGGGAAGCCCGCGCTGTAA
- a CDS encoding RNA-guided endonuclease InsQ/TnpB family protein → MLTMNYTYRIDPDATQEAELLEWMETCRGVYNYALRELKDWIASRKCSIDRCSLEKEYIIPADEPFPSYHRQQNNLPKAKKQFPHLGKVHSQVLQTTIRRLHDTWEAFVKRGHGFPRFKKFGQFKSFLFPQFKNNPINGFTIKLPKIGEVPINLHPPFAPLSKGGWGDTGKGTVQGTGYTMVCCRHD, encoded by the coding sequence ATGCTGACCATGAACTACACCTACCGAATCGATCCAGACGCCACCCAGGAGGCTGAACTGTTGGAGTGGATGGAGACGTGCAGAGGCGTATATAACTACGCGTTGCGCGAACTCAAGGATTGGATTGCTTCGCGTAAGTGTTCGATAGACCGATGCTCGTTGGAGAAGGAATACATCATTCCCGCCGATGAGCCATTCCCGTCTTACCATCGTCAGCAAAACAACCTGCCCAAAGCGAAGAAGCAATTCCCGCATCTGGGTAAGGTGCATTCTCAGGTATTGCAGACCACGATTCGCAGACTGCACGATACCTGGGAAGCCTTTGTGAAACGGGGACATGGATTCCCGCGTTTCAAAAAGTTCGGTCAATTCAAATCCTTTCTATTTCCCCAATTCAAGAACAATCCCATCAATGGCTTCACAATCAAGTTGCCAAAGATTGGGGAAGTACCCATCAACCTGCATCCCCCCTTCGCCCCCCTTTCAAAGGGGGGTTGGGGGGATACAGGTAAGGGTACTGTCCAGGGTACGGGGTACACAATGGTATGTTGTCGTCACGATTGA
- a CDS encoding phycobiliprotein lyase, with product MSVLEFQRFFECCVGSWSSERTYHFLQRSQVERSHTQFRVEPISSVQKNKVLQDNQRPPHPQVDRLQGYHLQFDTVSETGEQVSQQLNLLFVPTKEERGAIEGDYLRDRAYEEAKPMVAHFRFNF from the coding sequence ATGAGTGTTTTGGAATTTCAACGCTTTTTCGAGTGTTGTGTGGGGAGTTGGAGTAGCGAACGCACCTATCATTTTTTACAGCGATCGCAGGTGGAGCGATCGCATACGCAATTCCGGGTCGAACCGATTTCGTCCGTTCAGAAAAATAAGGTGTTGCAAGATAACCAACGACCTCCTCACCCTCAAGTTGACCGCTTGCAGGGGTACCATCTCCAGTTCGATACGGTTTCGGAAACTGGGGAGCAGGTTTCGCAGCAGCTTAATTTATTGTTCGTTCCGACCAAGGAAGAGCGCGGGGCGATCGAGGGGGATTATTTGCGCGATCGCGCCTACGAGGAGGCTAAACCGATGGTCGCCCACTTTCGCTTTAACTTTTGA
- a CDS encoding MBL fold metallo-hydrolase, which translates to MQLECLAYSVGHADEGVCVGMQMGPYRILLDCGLPDPSALRELFPPDRTASVGETRRRQPVDFVLVANAHADRARGLLYLHRAFPKLPIYASEVTTELVHLNWPEVEREQTRFCQALPWQTPVEFRDGLTVQLFRAGHLPGAAAILLTYLDPDSGRAYKVLHTGDFFLSNSRLVEGLPLEQLRGLDPDVAIVEASYGTARFPHRRALENELAERINRAIAEQKRVLMPTPPLGLGQELLMLLRSHHHFTGRDLDIWVDGSVADGCDAYLALLPQLPSSVQNFARHQALFWDDRVRPRVRRVVPEERGELGKSPSIVLCDRAIDWQQYCAPDTGPWLVLLPEHPGQPRPELERTVLDRLPVPVEVETYLLTDRCDVNGTTQLIHNLHPQHVLLVRGAPNYLADLSNLDELRNRYHLHTPHAGTVVELPIGEILVQPSEEPEVYEGELTEHPGEIAMTFPEAIARDSRWQNFADTGLIEARWQGEELVIRGLSQREVLSQSSAARFDPEIDCCGTCRYYRGRRCWNRRSPLYGFKVTPDGYCPAFEALPREGEMWEDGEPTPE; encoded by the coding sequence ATGCAGCTTGAGTGTTTAGCCTACAGCGTCGGTCATGCGGATGAGGGAGTCTGTGTGGGGATGCAAATGGGACCGTATCGCATCCTGCTAGACTGCGGCTTACCCGACCCCTCAGCCTTGAGAGAATTATTCCCGCCGGATCGAACCGCATCCGTAGGGGAGACGAGGCGAAGGCAACCCGTCGATTTCGTCTTAGTTGCCAACGCCCACGCCGATCGCGCCCGAGGCTTGCTCTACCTGCATCGGGCCTTTCCCAAATTGCCCATTTACGCCAGCGAAGTTACCACGGAATTAGTCCATCTCAACTGGCCCGAAGTCGAACGGGAACAGACCCGCTTTTGTCAGGCATTACCCTGGCAAACCCCGGTAGAATTTCGCGACGGACTGACCGTACAACTGTTTCGGGCCGGACATTTGCCCGGTGCGGCGGCGATCTTGTTGACCTACCTCGATCCCGATAGCGGGCGCGCGTATAAAGTCTTGCACACGGGAGATTTTTTCTTATCCAATTCTCGTTTAGTAGAAGGCTTACCCTTAGAACAGTTGCGCGGTTTGGATCCGGACGTGGCGATCGTCGAAGCCAGTTATGGAACCGCGCGCTTTCCCCACCGACGGGCTCTCGAAAACGAACTCGCCGAACGGATTAATCGGGCGATCGCCGAGCAGAAACGGGTTTTGATGCCCACTCCCCCATTAGGATTGGGACAGGAATTATTGATGTTACTGCGATCGCACCATCACTTTACCGGGCGCGATCTAGATATTTGGGTCGATGGCAGCGTCGCCGACGGGTGCGATGCCTATTTAGCCCTCTTGCCGCAATTGCCGAGTTCCGTGCAGAATTTCGCCCGCCATCAAGCCTTATTTTGGGACGATCGCGTGCGTCCGCGCGTGCGCCGGGTCGTTCCCGAAGAGCGCGGCGAACTGGGAAAATCCCCATCGATCGTCTTGTGCGATCGCGCGATCGACTGGCAGCAATATTGTGCCCCCGACACCGGACCGTGGCTGGTGTTGCTGCCCGAACATCCCGGTCAACCGCGCCCGGAACTGGAGCGGACCGTCCTCGATCGCCTTCCCGTCCCCGTCGAAGTCGAAACCTATTTACTCACCGATCGCTGCGACGTTAACGGAACCACCCAACTGATTCACAATCTCCATCCCCAACACGTGCTGTTGGTTCGCGGCGCGCCGAATTATCTCGCCGACCTGAGTAATTTAGACGAATTACGCAACCGCTACCACTTGCATACCCCCCACGCCGGAACCGTCGTGGAATTGCCGATCGGGGAAATTTTGGTGCAGCCGAGCGAAGAACCGGAGGTTTACGAGGGGGAGCTGACCGAACATCCCGGCGAAATAGCCATGACCTTCCCGGAGGCGATCGCCCGCGATTCGCGCTGGCAAAATTTTGCCGATACGGGCTTGATCGAGGCGCGCTGGCAAGGGGAAGAGTTAGTCATTCGCGGGTTGTCCCAACGGGAAGTCCTCTCACAAAGTAGCGCGGCGCGGTTCGATCCGGAGATCGACTGTTGTGGGACCTGTCGTTACTATCGCGGTCGTCGTTGCTGGAATCGAAGGTCTCCTCTGTACGGGTTCAAGGTCACCCCGGACGGCTACTGTCCGGCGTTTGAAGCGTTACCCCGGGAGGGAGAGATGTGGGAGGACGGAGAACCGACGCCGGAATAG
- a CDS encoding DUF6679 family protein: MLHRKIYQLCCDGREVSIFLRDQQRWIDCARILDIEGDLVTVRYETDEEDEICSWEEMVRLESIGAITQKLASVPRGNVEPLISDDCPEAEQLPKSSPDSDRD; encoded by the coding sequence CGACGGTCGTGAGGTCAGTATTTTCTTGCGGGACCAGCAACGTTGGATTGATTGCGCCCGGATCCTGGATATCGAAGGAGACTTGGTGACCGTCCGGTACGAAACGGACGAAGAAGACGAAATTTGCTCTTGGGAGGAAATGGTTCGTCTCGAAAGTATCGGCGCCATTACTCAAAAACTCGCATCGGTTCCTCGGGGAAATGTCGAACCCCTAATTTCCGACGACTGTCCGGAAGCGGAACAACTGCCCAAATCCTCTCCCGACTCCGATCGCGACTAA